The Synergistaceae bacterium genome segment CCCAGTCAGACCCATCCTTCTGGAACGACCTCGCCATCTCCTACTGTCTGTACGAGTTCGGCGTGGAGCCGGAGTTCGAGCAGGCCAGAACCGCTTTTCAAAAGGCGATCGCCCTTGACCCGACGAACGAGGAGCGAAGCCGCAACTACCTCGCCATGGAGCACATATTTCAAAGACGTGTCGAGGCGGCCTACAGGCACATCCCCGATCAGCGCAAGAACGCCGCCGCAGCAATAGGGTTCTCCTGGGAGAACGCCGGTCGGCTCGACAAGGCCGTCGAATGGTATCAGCGGGCTATTGATCTTGCCGGGGATGACGACAAATTTAGTTCTCAGGCACGGCAGGCCCTTGAAAGGAGCCGCGCGTCCGCAGCCCGCAGAGAGATGGCCGCTAAAGTATCCCGGCAGGTTGCCGATAACCCATAGACAGAGGGGAGTGATGCCCGTCGACGGGAAAGCATGGTCTACAGTGCGCTCATCCTAATAAAGCAACTCCTAAAGGATTAGGAGCAGGACCTTCAAGGAAGAGGAGGAAACAACAATGCGTATTTACCATAACATCCCGGCACTGTTCGCCTACAACGCAGTAAACGCCACCAACAACGCGCTTCAGAATTCCATCAACAAGCTCTCCACCGGTCTGCGGATCAACAGCGCCGCCGACGATGCGGCAGGGCTTGCCATATCCGAGAAGATGCGCGCGCAGGTGCGCGGTCTCGATCAGGCGGTGAGCAACAGCCAGGACGGCATATCCATGATCCAGACGGCGGAGGGTGCCCTCAACGAGACCCACGCCATACTGCAGCGTATGCGCGAGCTGGCTGTGCAGGCGGCCAACGACACCCTCACGTCGAACGACAGATCGTTCATCCAGCTGGAGATCGACCAGCTCAAGGAAGAGGTCGACCGCATCTCCAACACCACCCAGTTCAACAAGAAGAAGCTGCTTGACGGCTCCGCTGCCGTGCTCTGGTCCACCGACAAGCTGGACACCAAGGTCATCGTTCGCGGAGGACTCCGCGAGATAGACCAGTTCGGTCAGAAAGCGGTAGCCGAGGGCAACTACAAGCTCAAGATAGTGGCTGAGGCGGGGCGCGGCGAGATCCAGAAGAGCGACCTCTTCAAGATCAAGCACAAGGATGTCATCACCAACCTGATGATTCACCCGGACTCCAACGTCTCCGACGTAAGCGTCACAGGGCTGCCTGCAGGCGACTTCAGGATAAACCTGGGCTACGAGGCAGCGGCTCTGTCCGTGTATTATGCATCAGCCAGTACTGCTGTCGGAATCGGGGTTTCAGCGCTTGAATTCAATACCATCGTAAATGCGACGGTGGCGGTGGGCTGGGTCAAGCTGGTCGTCGAGGAAACCGACGGCTTGGCAGTTGACTTTGCGATCAACTACAATGTGGTCGGCACTGCGGGAAGAGCCTGGGGAAAGGCCGCCGCAGCGGGAGTTGGGAATGGCGCTGTTGTCACTCTTAACGCCCTCAACGGGTTGGGATGGGCAGCGAACAACTTGACAACCCTTGTCGACGCAAATGTGGGGTGGGTCAGGATCAACGGTTCAGTGATGGACGCTCAGTTCCGCGTGGACGGCACGTACAGGGCCGGCACCGCCGCGAGCATTATAGACCTCGGTGCCAGCGATATGCTCTTGGGTAACAATAATGTGAGCCAGCTTTGGCAGGTCAAGGAGGCGGACGACTCCCACGTCATATTCCAGATCGATACGAGGTCGTTCTCTTTCAGCGGCGGGACCAACGTCGAGACCAAGGAGCTCGTGATTTACTACGGGCAGTCCTACGCTGCGGGCGAGGATTTCTCCGGAACCATCGCCGGCTTCAGCAGCTTCGAGAACGTAGGCGGCGACATTGGCTTTACGAAGATCGTCCTGACGGATGTCGCCAACCTGAAGGCCGGCGACAAGTTTGTCCTTGGAGCGGAGGCCCTGACAAACGAAAGAGTGGCTCGCAACGAGGCCGATGTTGTTGCCAAAATCAATACGGCTGACTGGCCGTACGGTTGGCCTGCGGATATTACCGCGACCTACAGCTTCCGGGACGATGGGTTGCCCGAGGGTAACTATTCGTTTAAGCAGTTCTATCTGAACGAGGACACGGGAATCTCCTACGACAGCGAGATCAACATGGCGGTGAAGGGCGGCGGAGCGCGCTTCGGAGGCAATGGCGTCCTTCTCAACCCGGCGATCTCCTTCCACTCGACCTACATCGGCGAGGTTGCCAACGGCGACGTCAAGCTCTGGGATCTGGACAAGTTCTGGGACGCCAACGGAAAGTTCATGATCGACGACCCGCAGAACATCACCATAGTCCAGGGCGACGGCAAGACGACCGCAATCACCATCTACAAGAGCGATACGCTCAAGGACGTCGCCGACAAGATGAACGTCGCGATCCGCGACGGACTCGGACAGGGCAGGCTGACCGCAGGGCCGTTCGTGGAGTTCATTACCGACGAGAACGTCACCGATGACGGACCGAACGCGGTCAAGGGCACATTCGTCATCCGAACGGCTCTCAACGGCAACGACGGCAAGCTGAACTTCGTGGGCGACGAGGACCTGATCAAGGCGCTCAGCCTCAACGTGATCCAGAACCATGTGGACAACAAGTTCAAGGTCTCCATAGAGGACGCCCACACGAAGAAGTCCATAGTGATAGACAGCCAGATCACCGGCAACAACCTCATCGGCGTGCTGCACAAGAACGTCGACGTCACCTTCGACTCGATGGCGGGCATCACGGTGGAGTACAGCAAGGAGACGGGCCGTTTCAACTACACGAACAACACCGGCCTGACCCCTTACGAGACGATAGTCCACCTTGCGGACAACACCACGGTCTTCCAGATCGGCGCCAACGAGAAGGAAGACATGGGCATCAACATCGGCGCGATGGGCACCAGGGCGCTTGGCATCCACGGCGTAATCGTCACCGACAGGGTGTCCGCCGCTCGTACTATCACCGTGCTCGACGGTGCCATCGACAGGGTCTCCAGCCAGAGGGCAAGGCTTGGCGCCTACCAGAACAGGCTTGAGCACACCATCAACAACCTGACTGTAGCCGGGACCAACCTCCAGGCAGCCGAGAGCCGCATCCGCGACCTCGACATGGCCAAGGAGATGATGAACTTCACGAAGCTGAACATCCTGCTGCAGGCGGGCAACTCCATGCTTGCTCAGGCCAACCAGCTTCCGCAGAACGTGCTTCAGCTCCTCCGTTAGTTTCTCTAGTTTACTAATAAGGAGAGGGGAGTCAGCTCCCCTCTCCTGCTAGGGAGATGGAGGTGAACCAAAATGGAAGTGCTAAGGCCAACCGTGCCTGTAGGGGCGGCAGTTGGACAGGCCGGACCGCCGGGTTTACCGACGCCGGCCGAAAGAGTCCCGGTTCAGGCGCGTGAACCAGTTGAGAAACGAGTTACAGAGGAGCGTCTCAGGGATGCTGTGGATTACGCCAACAGTCTCTCGGCGGTCTTTGATCGAAGCCTCAAGTTTGAGTATCGCCAAGAGGCGGACGTGTACCAGGTCTCCGTGATCGATACGTCAAGAGACGAAGTAGTCCGGAAAATCCCGCCGGACGAGGTGGTTCGCTTCATAGAGAGGATCAAGGATCTTTTCGGTGCGATGATCGATATTCAAGCGTGACGCAGAGCAACAAGCGGGGGCGGCTTACGGGCCGCCCCTTGATTTATCCTGTGTTTTTGACGATACACTATGTGGAACGCGAGATTTCGCCACGTATTCAACCGAAGCGGAGGAGAATGCATGAAAACCCTCGTCACCGGCGCGGGAGGCTTCATCGCCTCGCACCTCGTCGAAGAACTCGTAAGGCAAGGCCACGAAGTCCGCGCCTTCGTGCACTACAACTCGCGCAGCTACTGGGGCTGGCTGGAGGACTCCCCCTGCCGGGACTCAGTCGAGATAATCGCAGGCGACGTGCGCGACTACGACCTGGTCAAGTCCACAGTTGCGGGATGCGGCACGGTCTTCCACCTCGCCGCCCTGATCGGCATACCTTACTCCTACGTCTCGCCGCTGGCCTACATCCGCACCAACGTCGAGGGGACCTACAACGTTCTGCAGGCCGCGCGGGAGTGCGGCGCGGAGCGAGTGATCCACACCTCCACCAGCGAGATCTACGGCACGGCGCAGTACGTCCCCATCGACGAGGCGCACCCGGTCAACCCTCAGTCACCCTACGCCGCCAGCAAGGCTTCGGCGGACTTCCTCGCGCTCTCCTACCACCGCTCATTCGGCCTTCCGGTCACGGTAGTACGCCCCTTCAACACCTACGGCCCGCGGCAGTCGGCCCGCGCTATCATCCCGACCGTCATATCGCAGATCCTCGACGGCAGGGACACGCTCTCCCTGGGCAACCTCGCCCCCACCCGCGACCTGACATTCGTTTCGGACACAGTCTCGGGCTTTCTGGCGGCCGCAGACTCGCACGAGACCGTCGGAGAGACGGTCAACCTCGGCACAGGGAGCGAGATCTCAATCGGCGACCTGGTTGCGAAAATTGCGCGTATAATGGGGCGCGAGGTGCGGATCGTCTCCGACGAGCAACGCGTCCGCCCAACGAAGAGCGAGGTAGAGCGCCTGCTCTCCGACCCCGGCAAGATGCGCTCCCTCACCGGCTGGCTCGCGAAAGTCTCACTGGACGACGGTCTGGCCCGGACAGTAGAGTGGATGAAGGAACGCAGATCGCTCTACAAGAGCGACATCTACAACGTATAGAAGGTGAAGGCAATGCCCCTGCTGCTTGACGCGCCGAACCTGGGCGAGCGAGAGAAAGAGATGCTTATCGAGTGCGTGGACTCCACATACGTCTCCACCGCCGGACCCTTCGTGCCGGAGTTCGAGGAGCGCTTCGCCAGGTACCTCGGGGCGCCCGCGGCTGTTGCCGTTCAGAGCGGCACTGCGGCTATCCACATTGCACTCGCGGAGCTCGGCGTCGGGGAGGGGGACGAGGTGATCGTCCCTGCGTTGACATTCGTCGCCTCGGTTAATCCAGTCCTATACGCGGGGGCCGCCCCCGTGCTGCTCGATGTGCACGCCGACACCTGGACACTCGACCCGGAGAGGGTCCGTGACGCGATCACCCCCCGAACGAGAGCGATCATCCCCGTGCACCTCTACGGCAACCTCTGCAACATGGACGCACTGCTCGAGATCTGCGGGGAGTGCAGCATCGCGATCGTCGAGGACGCCACCGAGGCCCTCGGCGGGACGTGGCGCGGCAGGCCCGCCGGCACGATGGGCGATTTCGGCTGTTTCAGCTTCAACGGCAACAAGCTCATCACCACGGGCGGGGGCGGCATGGTAACGGCACGCGACCCCGAACGGGCGGCGCGGGTCAAGTATCTCGTCAACCAGGCGCGCGACTCCTCCAAGGGATACTACCACCCGGAGATGGGCTACAACTACCGGATGACCAACCTCGAGGCGGCCCTCGGGCTTGCGCAGATGGAGCGCATCGAGGGCTTTCTGAAAAAGAAGCGGGCCTTCGCCCGTATCTACAGTGAAGCCCTCGACGGCATCCCCGGCGTCGCCATGCAGAAGGAGGCGCACGGCGCAGAAAACGCCTGGTGGTTCCCTTCCGTCACCGTCGAGCACATCCCGATCCCGGAGCTGCAGGTGGCCCTGAACGAGCGCGGCGTCCCGACGAGGCGGCTATTCTCGCCGCTTCACACCTTCCCGTACCTGCGCCATCACGCCCCGTACCCCTGCCCCAACGCCGAGCGAATCTACGAGCAGGGACTCAACCTCCCCGCCTCGACCGCGAACGACGAGGACTCCGTCAGGCGAGCCGCCAAGACGCTGCGGGAAGTGCTGCTGAAAGCTGGTGTTCGCCCATGACCCGCAAGATCGCCGTAGTCACGGGAACCCGCGCCGAGTACGGCCTGCTCTACTGGCTGATGAAGGAGGTTCAGGCCGACCCTGAATTACAGTTGCAGCTTATCGTTACCGGGGCGCACCTCTCGCATGAATTCGGTTTGACGTGGAAAGAGATCGAAGCCGACGGTTTTGCCATTGACGAGAAAGTGGAGCTATTGCTTTCCGGAGATTCCACCGTCGCGGTCACCAAATCGCTTGGCCTTGGCGTTATTGGTTTCGCCGACGCGTTGGAACGATTAAAGCCAGACATACTTGTTATCCTCGGCGACAGATACGAGATGCTCGGAGTTGCTGCTGCGGCGTCTCTTGCGGGCATTCCGATAGCCCACATAAGCGGCGGGGAGATAACGCTTGGAGCTTACGACGATGCTTTTCGGCACGCCATTACAAAGATGAGTTCCCTTCATTTTGCCGCTCACGAAGAGTATCGGAGGCGCATCATCCAAATGGGAGAGCATCCTGATTCAGTCTTCGTCGTCGGACCTGCATGTGCCGATGCCCTTCTGCACCTTCCCATCCCGTCGAAAGAGAAGCTGGAGTCCGACCTCGGAATGATCCTTGATTCACCATTTTTGCTGGTGACGTACCACCCAGAGACGCGAGCACCGATACCTTCGGAAGCGCAGATTTACGAACTGCTCGCAGCACTTGACCTATTATCCTCCGCAACCTTGCTCTTTACAGGAGCTAACGCCGACACGGATGGACGGATCATCAACGAACGCATAATCGACTTTTGCGCAGCCCGTCCTGATCGCAGGCTATTCGTTCAATCACTTGGAAGAATTCGCTACTGGCAGACCCTCTCTCTCGCCGACGCTGTTGTCGGAAACTCGTCCAGCGGTGTTGTTGAGGCCCCGCTTTTGGGGACACCGGTTATCAATGTCGGCAAAAGGCAAGAAGGGCGTATCCGCAACCACCTGGTTGTCGACAGCCCATGCGAACGCAATGCCATAAACACCGTTATTAAGCAAATGCTCGCGTACGGAAAAGAGAAAGGAAGGCAGCGTGACGAAATGTCAAGCCCGGCGAAACTGATGGTAGAATACCTGAAAAAAGCGCAAATCGAGACGTCCAAACCGTTTTTTGATATTTCATGGAGGGATTGAAAAATGAAAGTCTTTGTCATCGCCGAAGCCGGTGTGAACCATAACGGATCCCTTGACATGGCGCTGCGCTTGGTGGACGTTGCTGTTGAGGCAGGGGCGGACGCCGTTAAGTTCCAGACCTTTACTGCTGAGCGGGTTATTTCGAAGCACGCTTCGAAGGCCGACTACCAGAAAAAGACAACGGATGCTTCGGAATCTCAACTTGAGATGGCCCGTCGGCTCGAAATGGATCATAAGGATCACTTGGCGTTAAAAGCGCGGTGCGCAGAACGGGGTATTCTTTTTTTATCAAGTCCTTTCGATGAGCCGAGCGTTGATTTGCTGTCCAGGGTGCTTGGACTTGAGACATTAAAGATACCCTCCGGAGAAATAACTAACGCGCCTCTCCTCCTTCGAGCCGCGAGAACGGGGTGCACAATTATCCTGTCCACTGGCATGAGTACCCTGGGAGAAATCGAAGACGCTCTCGGAGTGCTGGCATTCGGATACTCCGGAGAAAAAGCGCCTTCTCGCGAAGCTTTCCGCGCTGCATTCTTCTCTGAAAAAGGGCAGGCTCTTCTGAAGCGGAAAGTCACGCTTCTGCACTGCACGACGGAGTACCCGGCGCCGTTCTGCGAGGTGAACCTGAATGCGATAGGAACGCTTCACCGTGCCTTCGGCCTTCCTGTGGGTTATTCAGATCACACCAATGGAATTGCGATACCGATAGCGGCAGTAGCATTAGGAGCACGGGTGATCGAAAAACACTTCACATTGGACAGAACTTTGTCTGGACCGGACCACAAAGCCTCTCTAGAGCCGTGCGACTTGGCGACTATGATACGAAGCATTAGGGAGGTAGAGGTGTCCTTGGGAAACGGAAAAAAGATACCGTCTCCTTCGGAACTAAAAAACATGAGCATAGCGCGCAAGAGTTTGGTGGCCGCCGAGGACATAAAAGCAGGAAGCCTACTGACTCAAGGTAATATGACCTCGAAGCGTCCTGGCGATGGGCTTTCTCCTTTTTTTTTCTGGGACTTCCTCGACACAAACGCGACAAACGACTTCCTCAAGGACGAAAAATTGTATTGAAGCGAATATAAGGTGCTTTTATCTGTGTCAAGTCCATTTTAGTGTGTAAATTGGCCTTCGGTTATTTTCATGCAGCCGCACCAGCTTCTGTCTTCTTTTCCGAAGAATCAAGACTCTCGTAGTATTCCTGCATGTCCATGTACTTTTTCCCTGTAGACCACCTCTCGTCCTGCTCCACAAGCAGCGCTCCTATAAGTCGGATCGCCGACTCCTCGTTGGGATAGATACGGATCACGCGGTCGCGGCGGCGTATCTCCTCGTTGAGACGCTCAAGTCCGTTCGACGTCCGAAGCTTCCGACGGTACTTGTAAGGAACGGAAAGCACCGACACCACGTCGTCGAACCCTTCCTCCAGCACGGCGACGGCACCAGGAGCGAGCGCCTCGTACTCCTCCACCGTCTCCCTGAGACACCGACGGGCATCCTCAAGGGTCGGAGCGTCGTACATCCTCTTCAGACGCAGT includes the following:
- a CDS encoding flagellin — translated: MRIYHNIPALFAYNAVNATNNALQNSINKLSTGLRINSAADDAAGLAISEKMRAQVRGLDQAVSNSQDGISMIQTAEGALNETHAILQRMRELAVQAANDTLTSNDRSFIQLEIDQLKEEVDRISNTTQFNKKKLLDGSAAVLWSTDKLDTKVIVRGGLREIDQFGQKAVAEGNYKLKIVAEAGRGEIQKSDLFKIKHKDVITNLMIHPDSNVSDVSVTGLPAGDFRINLGYEAAALSVYYASASTAVGIGVSALEFNTIVNATVAVGWVKLVVEETDGLAVDFAINYNVVGTAGRAWGKAAAAGVGNGAVVTLNALNGLGWAANNLTTLVDANVGWVRINGSVMDAQFRVDGTYRAGTAASIIDLGASDMLLGNNNVSQLWQVKEADDSHVIFQIDTRSFSFSGGTNVETKELVIYYGQSYAAGEDFSGTIAGFSSFENVGGDIGFTKIVLTDVANLKAGDKFVLGAEALTNERVARNEADVVAKINTADWPYGWPADITATYSFRDDGLPEGNYSFKQFYLNEDTGISYDSEINMAVKGGGARFGGNGVLLNPAISFHSTYIGEVANGDVKLWDLDKFWDANGKFMIDDPQNITIVQGDGKTTAITIYKSDTLKDVADKMNVAIRDGLGQGRLTAGPFVEFITDENVTDDGPNAVKGTFVIRTALNGNDGKLNFVGDEDLIKALSLNVIQNHVDNKFKVSIEDAHTKKSIVIDSQITGNNLIGVLHKNVDVTFDSMAGITVEYSKETGRFNYTNNTGLTPYETIVHLADNTTVFQIGANEKEDMGINIGAMGTRALGIHGVIVTDRVSAARTITVLDGAIDRVSSQRARLGAYQNRLEHTINNLTVAGTNLQAAESRIRDLDMAKEMMNFTKLNILLQAGNSMLAQANQLPQNVLQLLR
- a CDS encoding flagellar protein FlaG, yielding MEVLRPTVPVGAAVGQAGPPGLPTPAERVPVQAREPVEKRVTEERLRDAVDYANSLSAVFDRSLKFEYRQEADVYQVSVIDTSRDEVVRKIPPDEVVRFIERIKDLFGAMIDIQA
- a CDS encoding NAD-dependent epimerase/dehydratase family protein; the encoded protein is MKTLVTGAGGFIASHLVEELVRQGHEVRAFVHYNSRSYWGWLEDSPCRDSVEIIAGDVRDYDLVKSTVAGCGTVFHLAALIGIPYSYVSPLAYIRTNVEGTYNVLQAARECGAERVIHTSTSEIYGTAQYVPIDEAHPVNPQSPYAASKASADFLALSYHRSFGLPVTVVRPFNTYGPRQSARAIIPTVISQILDGRDTLSLGNLAPTRDLTFVSDTVSGFLAAADSHETVGETVNLGTGSEISIGDLVAKIARIMGREVRIVSDEQRVRPTKSEVERLLSDPGKMRSLTGWLAKVSLDDGLARTVEWMKERRSLYKSDIYNV
- a CDS encoding aminotransferase class I/II-fold pyridoxal phosphate-dependent enzyme, coding for MPLLLDAPNLGEREKEMLIECVDSTYVSTAGPFVPEFEERFARYLGAPAAVAVQSGTAAIHIALAELGVGEGDEVIVPALTFVASVNPVLYAGAAPVLLDVHADTWTLDPERVRDAITPRTRAIIPVHLYGNLCNMDALLEICGECSIAIVEDATEALGGTWRGRPAGTMGDFGCFSFNGNKLITTGGGGMVTARDPERAARVKYLVNQARDSSKGYYHPEMGYNYRMTNLEAALGLAQMERIEGFLKKKRAFARIYSEALDGIPGVAMQKEAHGAENAWWFPSVTVEHIPIPELQVALNERGVPTRRLFSPLHTFPYLRHHAPYPCPNAERIYEQGLNLPASTANDEDSVRRAAKTLREVLLKAGVRP
- the neuC gene encoding UDP-N-acetylglucosamine 2-epimerase (hydrolyzing) produces the protein MTRKIAVVTGTRAEYGLLYWLMKEVQADPELQLQLIVTGAHLSHEFGLTWKEIEADGFAIDEKVELLLSGDSTVAVTKSLGLGVIGFADALERLKPDILVILGDRYEMLGVAAAASLAGIPIAHISGGEITLGAYDDAFRHAITKMSSLHFAAHEEYRRRIIQMGEHPDSVFVVGPACADALLHLPIPSKEKLESDLGMILDSPFLLVTYHPETRAPIPSEAQIYELLAALDLLSSATLLFTGANADTDGRIINERIIDFCAARPDRRLFVQSLGRIRYWQTLSLADAVVGNSSSGVVEAPLLGTPVINVGKRQEGRIRNHLVVDSPCERNAINTVIKQMLAYGKEKGRQRDEMSSPAKLMVEYLKKAQIETSKPFFDISWRD
- the neuB gene encoding N-acetylneuraminate synthase, which translates into the protein MKVFVIAEAGVNHNGSLDMALRLVDVAVEAGADAVKFQTFTAERVISKHASKADYQKKTTDASESQLEMARRLEMDHKDHLALKARCAERGILFLSSPFDEPSVDLLSRVLGLETLKIPSGEITNAPLLLRAARTGCTIILSTGMSTLGEIEDALGVLAFGYSGEKAPSREAFRAAFFSEKGQALLKRKVTLLHCTTEYPAPFCEVNLNAIGTLHRAFGLPVGYSDHTNGIAIPIAAVALGARVIEKHFTLDRTLSGPDHKASLEPCDLATMIRSIREVEVSLGNGKKIPSPSELKNMSIARKSLVAAEDIKAGSLLTQGNMTSKRPGDGLSPFFFWDFLDTNATNDFLKDEKLY